In Streptomyces rapamycinicus NRRL 5491, the genomic stretch AGCGGCCGGACAGCGGGGGATGCACCCGGTGCGGCACATCGGGCGGTGGCGGCGTCCAGACCCGGGTGCGGTAGCGGACGCAGGACACCGGGGCCGCGCTGTCCTCGTCCGTGAGGGTCTCCCACCCCGCGATCAGGTAATCCGGGAGCCCCACACCGGCGACCACGCGCATGCCTCCCTGGCGCGGATCACGTATATGGATCATGCCGCCCAGGGCGCCGAGTTCGGCGACCGCCTGCCCGAGGGCGAGCCTCACCGGCCCGGTGCCACTCAGCTGGCCACCCGCGGAACCCATCAGCCGAAGCCGTGTCCGCGCCGACCGAGTGATCCGGGTGTCCGCGCTGTCTGGGCGCTGCTCATCCACACCCATGGCGTCACCTGTCATCTCCTCGGTGACCCGATGTCGTACGGATCGCAGACCGCGAGCGTCCCATATAGCCCGAATATAACCCTCCCCCGAGGAGAGTCCCCGGTCGATGGTCATGGTCATCGGTATACGAGCCGGACGCCGCCGAGGCGCGGACGTCAGCCGATGCCCTGCCCGGCCTTGATCAGGTCCGCGGCCCGTTCGCCGATGACGACGCAGGGTGCCATGGTGTTTCCGCTGGTGATGGTGGGCATGACCGAGCCGTCCGCGACACGCAGGCCTTCGATCCCGTGGACGCGCAGGGAGGCATCGACCACGGACATCTCGTCGCGCCCCATCTTCGCGGTGCAGGTCTCGTGGAAGTACGAACCGGCCGCGTCCCGGATGAAGTCCCTGAGCTCGGCACGGCCCAGCGGACCGGGCATGACCTCGCGTTTGACGAACGGCTCGACCTCCGCCGAGTTGCCGATCTCCCGGCAGAGCTCCACGCAGTGTTCGAGCGCTCTCATGTCCTCCTCGGCCCGCAGGTATCCGGCGTCGATCAGCGGGGGTGCGAAGGGATCCGTACCGGCCAGCCGTACGGAGCCGCGACTGGCCGGGCGGGCGAGGCCGGGCGCCAGCGTCCAGGCGGAATCGGCCCCCACGGGAACGTCGTACCGGAGGGCCGTCGCCTCGCTGGCGAGCGGGAGCTCGTCCAGCACCGGCATCAGGTCGGGACCGGGCAGCGACGGGTCGCTCCTGGCGAAGATGGCGAACTCGGCGGCGTTGTTCCGGGGCGCCTCGGGGATCCGGTACTCCCAGATACAGCCGGCGAGCAGGATGTGATCCTGGAAGTTCTTCCCCACACCCGGCAGATCTACGACGCCGGGGATGCCGAGCGCCGCGAGTTCCGCCTGGTCGCCCAGGCCGGAGAGCATCAGCAGCTTCGGGGTGTTGATGGCACCGAGGGAGACGATCACCTCCTCGGCCGCCGAGACGGTGTGTGCGCGGCCCCGGCTGACGAACTCCACCCCGGTCACCCGGCTCCCCGACAGCCTCAGCCGGGTCACCTCGGCGCGCAGCACGATGTCGAGATTGGGACGGCCCATGGCCGGATG encodes the following:
- a CDS encoding GMC family oxidoreductase yields the protein MARTSHITEDRELVTDVPRPVYDFIVCGGGTSGSVVARRLADVPEVSVLLLEAGGSDRVESVTDATRWMSNIGSERDWGFSAQPSRSLRGRAPALPMGKVLGGGSSVNASVWARGHRVDFDSWAEETGDPGWSYASVRDVYRRVEGWTGPADPRRGTGGPLRIALPEDPVPVAAALARAASATGIPAVGDLNADPMESGCGCGFPNLAVGPGHARVSIAATYLHPAMGRPNLDIVLRAEVTRLRLSGSRVTGVEFVSRGRAHTVSAAEEVIVSLGAINTPKLLMLSGLGDQAELAALGIPGVVDLPGVGKNFQDHILLAGCIWEYRIPEAPRNNAAEFAIFARSDPSLPGPDLMPVLDELPLASEATALRYDVPVGADSAWTLAPGLARPASRGSVRLAGTDPFAPPLIDAGYLRAEEDMRALEHCVELCREIGNSAEVEPFVKREVMPGPLGRAELRDFIRDAAGSYFHETCTAKMGRDEMSVVDASLRVHGIEGLRVADGSVMPTITSGNTMAPCVVIGERAADLIKAGQGIG